The proteins below are encoded in one region of Gambusia affinis linkage group LG07, SWU_Gaff_1.0, whole genome shotgun sequence:
- the dyrk3 gene encoding dual specificity tyrosine-phosphorylation-regulated kinase 3 isoform X1, whose translation MMIISRKPEAPIATARHGDGLYDSYMRTDHILKDEADANSPSGLPPMPKHTVVGNKVVMRDQMSVRGGQLKVKYLYEDSTNNRKINAVTTAVMQNTGSTVQTPSKTTVSGLSKDHSADSSDSSKGSSESSGSQGAGNGSKLVNTLSPEQALRLYRSQLTSLEHTEIQAYPDIYFVGPNARKRPVVPGGNNNCGYDDEQGGYIHVPHDHLAYRYEFLKIIGKGSFGQVAKVYDHKLQQHLALKMVRNEKRFHRQAQEEIRILEHLRKQDRNGAMNVVHMLENFTFRNHICMTFELLSMNLYELIKRNKFQGFSLPLVRKFAHSILQCLEALYRHRIIHCDLKPENILLKQQGRSGIKVIDFGSSCFEHQRVYTYIQSRFYRAPEVILGSRYGLPIDMWSFGCILAELLTGYPLFPGEDEGDQLACVMELLGMPPQKILEQAKRAKNFINSKGQPRYCGVSTLPTGATVLTGSRSRRGKMRGPPGSKDWSVALKGCEDPTFTDFLKKCLDWDPSSRLTPSQALRHPWLYRRLPKPLPGTEKSQGAPVKRLPEHHSSSFPSIMTKGGQGLGTTAPGNKLKSNMIGDSGETIPLRTVLPKLVS comes from the exons CGCGCCATGGTGACGGCCTGTACGACTCCTACATGAGAACAGACCACATTCTGAAAGACGAAGCAGATGCAAACAGCCCTTCTGGACTGCCCCCGATGCCCAAGCACACA GTTGTTGGTAACAAGGTTGTAATGAGGGATCAAATGAGTGTGCGAGGTGGCCAGCTGAAGGTCAAGTACCTGTATGAAGACTCAACCAATAACCGGAAAATCAACGCTGTAACCACCGCTGTCATGCAGAACACTGGGAGCACTGTGCAGACGCCCTCCAAAACCACCGTCTCCGGCCTGTCCAAGGACCACAGTGCGGACAG CTCTGACTCCAGCAAGGGCTCCAGTGAATCGTCTGGCTCACAAGGAGCTGGAAACGGCAGCAAACTCGTCAACACCCTCAGTCCCGAGCAGGCTCTGAGACTCTACCGGTCCCAGCTGACCTCCCTGGAGCACACAGAGATCCAGGCATACCCAGATATCTACTTCGTGGGACCCAACGCGAGGAAAAGGCCCGTCGTTCCCGGCGGAAACAACAACTGCGGCTACGACGACGAGCAGGGTGGCTACATTCATGTTCCTCATGACCACCTGGCGTACAGATATGAGTTCCTGAAG ATCATCGGTAAGGGTAGCTTTGGACAAGTGGCTAAAGTCTACGACCacaagctgcagcagcacctgGCTCTCAAAATGGTGCGCAACGAGAAGCGCTTCCACCGGCAAGCGCAGGAGGAGATCCGCATCCTGGAGCACCTGCGCAAGCAGGACCGCAACGGCGCCATGAACGTGGTGCACATGCTGGAGAACTTTACCTTCCGCAACCACATCTGCATGACCTTTGAGCTGCTCAGCATGAACCTGTATGAGCTCATCAAGCGCAACAAGTTTCAAGGCTTCAGCTTGCCTCTGGTCAGGAAGTTTGCGCACTCCATCCTGCAGTGTCTGGAGGCGCTGTACCGACACAGGATCATCCACTGTGACCTGAAGCCTGAGAACATCCTGCTCAAACAGCAGGGCCGCAGCGGCATCAAG GTGATTGACTTTGGCTCCAGCTGCTTTGAGCACCAGCGGGTCTACACCTACATTCAGTCCCGCTTCTACCGGGCTCCGGAGGTGATCCTCGGCTCGCGCTACGGCCTTCCCATCGACATGTGGAGCTTCGGCTGCATCCTGGCCGAGCTGCTGACGGGCTACCCGCTGTTTCCCGGCGAGGACGAGGGTGACCAGCTGGCCTGCGTCATGGAGCTGCTCGGCATGCCCCCACAGAAGATCCTGGAGCAGGCCAAGAGAGCGAAGAACTTCATCAATTCCAAGGGTCAGCCTCGCTACTGCGGGGTCAGCACCCTGCCGACCGGCGCCACCGTGCTGACAGGGTCGCGCTCGCGCCGCGGCAAGATGAGAGGCCCGCCGGGCAGCAAGGATTGGAGCGTCGCGCTCAAAGGCTGCGAGGACCCCACCTTTACTGACTTCCTAAAGAAGTGCTTGGACTGGGACCCCTCCTCCCGCCTCACGCCTAGCCAGGCCCTCAGACACCCCTGGCTGTACCGCCGGCTTCCCAAGCCCCTCCCTGGGACAGAGAAGAGCCAAGGGGCGCCCGTGAAACGGCTCCCTGAGCACCACAGCTCCTCCTTCCCCTCCATCATGACGAAGGGCGGACAGGGCCTAGGCACAACGGCTCCCGGCAACAAACTCAAGAGCAACATGATTGGAGATTCAGGGGAGACCATCCCTCTTCGCACAGTCCTACCTAAACTTGtctcctaa
- the dyrk3 gene encoding dual specificity tyrosine-phosphorylation-regulated kinase 3 isoform X2, with translation MRTDHILKDEADANSPSGLPPMPKHTVVGNKVVMRDQMSVRGGQLKVKYLYEDSTNNRKINAVTTAVMQNTGSTVQTPSKTTVSGLSKDHSADSSDSSKGSSESSGSQGAGNGSKLVNTLSPEQALRLYRSQLTSLEHTEIQAYPDIYFVGPNARKRPVVPGGNNNCGYDDEQGGYIHVPHDHLAYRYEFLKIIGKGSFGQVAKVYDHKLQQHLALKMVRNEKRFHRQAQEEIRILEHLRKQDRNGAMNVVHMLENFTFRNHICMTFELLSMNLYELIKRNKFQGFSLPLVRKFAHSILQCLEALYRHRIIHCDLKPENILLKQQGRSGIKVIDFGSSCFEHQRVYTYIQSRFYRAPEVILGSRYGLPIDMWSFGCILAELLTGYPLFPGEDEGDQLACVMELLGMPPQKILEQAKRAKNFINSKGQPRYCGVSTLPTGATVLTGSRSRRGKMRGPPGSKDWSVALKGCEDPTFTDFLKKCLDWDPSSRLTPSQALRHPWLYRRLPKPLPGTEKSQGAPVKRLPEHHSSSFPSIMTKGGQGLGTTAPGNKLKSNMIGDSGETIPLRTVLPKLVS, from the exons ATGAGAACAGACCACATTCTGAAAGACGAAGCAGATGCAAACAGCCCTTCTGGACTGCCCCCGATGCCCAAGCACACA GTTGTTGGTAACAAGGTTGTAATGAGGGATCAAATGAGTGTGCGAGGTGGCCAGCTGAAGGTCAAGTACCTGTATGAAGACTCAACCAATAACCGGAAAATCAACGCTGTAACCACCGCTGTCATGCAGAACACTGGGAGCACTGTGCAGACGCCCTCCAAAACCACCGTCTCCGGCCTGTCCAAGGACCACAGTGCGGACAG CTCTGACTCCAGCAAGGGCTCCAGTGAATCGTCTGGCTCACAAGGAGCTGGAAACGGCAGCAAACTCGTCAACACCCTCAGTCCCGAGCAGGCTCTGAGACTCTACCGGTCCCAGCTGACCTCCCTGGAGCACACAGAGATCCAGGCATACCCAGATATCTACTTCGTGGGACCCAACGCGAGGAAAAGGCCCGTCGTTCCCGGCGGAAACAACAACTGCGGCTACGACGACGAGCAGGGTGGCTACATTCATGTTCCTCATGACCACCTGGCGTACAGATATGAGTTCCTGAAG ATCATCGGTAAGGGTAGCTTTGGACAAGTGGCTAAAGTCTACGACCacaagctgcagcagcacctgGCTCTCAAAATGGTGCGCAACGAGAAGCGCTTCCACCGGCAAGCGCAGGAGGAGATCCGCATCCTGGAGCACCTGCGCAAGCAGGACCGCAACGGCGCCATGAACGTGGTGCACATGCTGGAGAACTTTACCTTCCGCAACCACATCTGCATGACCTTTGAGCTGCTCAGCATGAACCTGTATGAGCTCATCAAGCGCAACAAGTTTCAAGGCTTCAGCTTGCCTCTGGTCAGGAAGTTTGCGCACTCCATCCTGCAGTGTCTGGAGGCGCTGTACCGACACAGGATCATCCACTGTGACCTGAAGCCTGAGAACATCCTGCTCAAACAGCAGGGCCGCAGCGGCATCAAG GTGATTGACTTTGGCTCCAGCTGCTTTGAGCACCAGCGGGTCTACACCTACATTCAGTCCCGCTTCTACCGGGCTCCGGAGGTGATCCTCGGCTCGCGCTACGGCCTTCCCATCGACATGTGGAGCTTCGGCTGCATCCTGGCCGAGCTGCTGACGGGCTACCCGCTGTTTCCCGGCGAGGACGAGGGTGACCAGCTGGCCTGCGTCATGGAGCTGCTCGGCATGCCCCCACAGAAGATCCTGGAGCAGGCCAAGAGAGCGAAGAACTTCATCAATTCCAAGGGTCAGCCTCGCTACTGCGGGGTCAGCACCCTGCCGACCGGCGCCACCGTGCTGACAGGGTCGCGCTCGCGCCGCGGCAAGATGAGAGGCCCGCCGGGCAGCAAGGATTGGAGCGTCGCGCTCAAAGGCTGCGAGGACCCCACCTTTACTGACTTCCTAAAGAAGTGCTTGGACTGGGACCCCTCCTCCCGCCTCACGCCTAGCCAGGCCCTCAGACACCCCTGGCTGTACCGCCGGCTTCCCAAGCCCCTCCCTGGGACAGAGAAGAGCCAAGGGGCGCCCGTGAAACGGCTCCCTGAGCACCACAGCTCCTCCTTCCCCTCCATCATGACGAAGGGCGGACAGGGCCTAGGCACAACGGCTCCCGGCAACAAACTCAAGAGCAACATGATTGGAGATTCAGGGGAGACCATCCCTCTTCGCACAGTCCTACCTAAACTTGtctcctaa